One part of the Gossypium raimondii isolate GPD5lz chromosome 1, ASM2569854v1, whole genome shotgun sequence genome encodes these proteins:
- the LOC105787339 gene encoding uncharacterized protein LOC105787339 produces MRIRNSGNPPQRSLSPPPPSPPTPSFSTSPSHVMVSRTNARLSSIDSPVAQDGSVTDDSWSVSTKESLGHSIFGQTSTSSNSVSSSLSFNGRWCEEERAIPLKKRRVVMVSYETKEQSRERMEKDTLVEERNQNQRCNRRNGKGWRCDKMKMKDHSLCNHHLEMQRMRSSSTSTSTSTTNQGEDGDGAGRPAFAVRENKRVKVVKARSMSSLLRDTVPLFYY; encoded by the exons ATGAGGATCAGAAACAGTGGAAACCCCCCTCAACGCTCCCTTTCACCTCCACCACCCTCTCCGCCGACGCCGTCGTTTTCCACCTCGCCGTCACATGTCATGGTGAGTAGAACCAACGCCCGGCTTTCCTCCATTGACTCCCCCGTCGCTCAAGATGGAAGTGTTACGGATGATAGCTGGTCCGTGTCAACTAAGGAGAg TTTGGGGCACAGCATTTTTGGGCAGACATCAACTTCAAGCAACTCCGTTTCCTCATCTTTATCATTCAATG GGCGGTGGTGCGAGGAAGAAAGAGCAATACCATTGAAGAAAAGGAGAGTAGTAATGGTGAGCTACGAAACAAAAGAGCAAAGCAGAGAAAGGATGGAGAAAGATACGTTAGTGGAGGAACGGAATCAAAACCAGAGGTGCAATAGAAGGAATGGGAAAGGATGGAGGTGTGACAAAATGAAGATGAAAGATCATAGCTTGTGTAATCACCATTTGGAAATGCAAAGGATGAGAAGTAGTAGCACCAGCACCAGCACCAGCACCACAAATCAAGGTGAAGATGGAGATGGAGCAGGGAGGCCGGCGTTTGCTGTGAGGGAAAACAAGAGGGTTAAGGTGGTGAAGGCTCGGTCCATGAGTAGCTTGCTTAGAGACACTGTTCCATTGTTTTACTATTAA